The following nucleotide sequence is from Methanolinea sp..
AGGGAATTGCTGGCCATGTCCAATGTCTGGCGATCGAAACAGGGAGATGAGTACATCATCGCAGCGAAAGGGGCCCCGGAGGCGATCTTCGATCTCTGCCACTTGGACGACCAGGAAACCAGCGCGCTCACCGGCGAGGTGAACGAACTTGCTGCCCAGGGGCTCCGGGTGCTTGGGGTTGCAAAGTCCCATTTCCGGATCGGGCAGCTCCCCGAAGGCCAGCATGCCTTCCCCTTCACCTACCTTGGGCTGATCGGGTTCATCGACCCGGTACGGCCTGATGCAGCAGCAGCAGTCCGTGAATGCCGGGACGCTGGTATCCGCGTGGTCATGATCACCGGTGACTACCCGGCTACGGCCCGGAATATTGCCTCCCGGATCGGGCTCCCGGACACCGATCCCGTCCTTACCGGTCCCGAACTTGCATCGATGCCGGCGGAAGAGCGGGATGCGGCCATCCATGCAACCTCCGTGTTCGCCCGGGTCGTCCCTGAACAGAAACTCCAGATAGTCGAAGCATTGAAACGGTCGGGCGAGATCGTGGCCATGACCGGTGACGGGGTAAATGATGCCCCGGCCTTGAAATCCGCACACATCGGTATCGCCATGGGCGGGCGGGGGACCGATGTTGCCAGGGAAGCATCCTCGCTGGTCCTCCTGGATGACAATTTCGCCTCGATCGTTGCAGGGATACGGATGGGCCGGCGGATCTACGCAAACCTCCGGAAAGCAATGGCCTACATCATTTCGGTCCATGTCCCCATCGCAGGTCTCTCTCTTATTCCCGTCCTTATCGGATGGCCCCTCATCCTCCTTCCCGTCCAGATCGTATTCCTTGAACTGATCATCGATCCTGCCTGTTCGGTGGTCTTTGAGGCGGAGCGCGAAGAGCCGGGCATCATGCAGCGACCTCCCCGGAAGCAGGACGACCGTATCCTTGACCGCCCCACCCTGTCGATTGCCCTGGTCCAGGGATTCGTCGCGCTTGGCATCGTCTTTGCCATCTACTTCTCGGCCACGATGCGGGGGCTTTCCGAGGACGAAGTGCGGACCCTGTCGTTCACCGCGATCGTTATTGCCAACCTTGCTCTGATCTGCACCAACCGGTCATGGACCCAGAGCATGCTTGCGAGTTTCAAAAAACCGAACACTGCTTTCTGGTGGGTGATCGGGGCAACATTGTTCTTCCTCGGCGCCGTCCTCTTCATCCCCGGCCTGAGGGCGATCTTCCGGTTTGCACCAGTCTCCTCCGGTTCCCTCCTGCTCTGCATCACCGGAGGCGTCCTCACCGTTGCCTGGTTTGAGATCTACAAGGTGTTGCGTGCCAGGTCTGCACCGCTCTGATCCGTCCCCTGCCGGGAAGCACAGGAAACACTCCCGGTCGATCATTCCCCAGGCATGATCCGGTCCCTGCCTGCCGGGAAGAATCTCCCGTCCCGGCAGGTGACCAGGGCGTTTGTTACCGCCATGAATGCTTCGGTCATGTAAGACACACCCGTGCGATTGAAAACGAGCGGTAAAGATCGTGCCCATCCCCTGGCCATGCACCACCCTGCGTTCCAGCCTCTGGTAACCGTGAAGTCTGTCTACGCCCGGCTCGCCAGCCAGGCGGTTGGGAAGGATTGCCGGGTACCACCGGCGCCTTCAGAATGTGCCCCGTCACTTAATTGCAGATTGCCCCGGAGCCGTCCCCTCGATGAAGATGGGAAAGACCTTTCCGGCCGACAGCATCGATGCGATCATCGGGGACCAATGCAGGGGAGCCACGACATGAAGGCCCTGCCCAATGCCCGGTAAGGAACAAAATAACCTTCCCAGACCAGCACTTCAAGATGGATTTTGCACTAAAATAGATCATCAGGAGAGACCAGGCCCATATCGCACAGCTGAAGAAACTGCAGGGTGAATAAAGCCGGAATTCTCTGAAAGCCACCCCATGTGCCCTGTAATCGTTTTTTTGAGAGGGATCATTTCTTTTCAGTCCGGCCGAGCATCAGCCCAACCAGCATCCGGATCTCAGGGTCTTCCGTGGGGTCCAGCGAGAGCTCGATGAGGGGTTCGAGGATGTGAAATGCCCGGATATCGGCCAGGGCCGCAGCTGCTTCTTTCCTGATGGTGAGATGCTCGGTCCGGTCCTTCAGCCGCTCGATGAGGGCCGGTACCGACCTGACACTCTTGATCTGGTGGAGCGCCCTGATGGCAGAGCGCCTGATGTCCGCATCCTCGTCCCTGCAGCATTCCGCGATCGGTATGACCGCCCGCGGGTCCCGGTGGGATCCCAGGATGGTCAATGCAGCAACCCGGTGCTGGAAGGGCGATCCTTCCCGGACGATGCCAATGAGACGGTAGATCTCATCAGTCGTCGGCACCTGGCTGGTCTGTTCCCTGATTTCCGCATACATACCATGAACCTCCTTGATGATATTCTCCAGGCAATGCAGATTCCCGCCCGATTCCGGCAGAAATAGAGTGAAATCGTTCAGAAAAGGGCCCACTTACCACGAGTCGGACCTGCCGCTCCCCGTACTACCGCATGTGCTCTGTGAAATGCACGGGTTGGCATGTGGAGGTAATTATCTGAAGATCTATAAAAGATTTTTGAGCCTCCGGGATCGATCCAGGGCTCACCTCACCGTTTCTTCCTCCCCACCCGTTCGAAATCGATGAATCCCTTGTAGGGATCGGTCTTTACCAGCCGGACAAAGATCTTCTGTCCTACGGCAAGGCCGTGCTCGCCGCTCATCACCCTCCCTTCGGCCGGCGGGGAGAGGAGGCGGACATAGGTCCCGTGAGCGGTGACTCCGGTCACGAAGGCATCGAAGATCTCCCCGACACGGTTCCGGAGGAGGACGGCTGCCGCGGCTTTCCGCATGAACCGTTCCACCTTCTGGGCTGCCTTGTCCCGGTCAGTCAGCCAGGCACAGCGGAACGACAGCTCATCGAGCGCATACGGGCTGTCTGCTCCGGCAAGCACCGCCTTGATCATGCGCTGGTTGATGATATCCACGTAGCGCCGGTTCGGTGCGGTCGAATGGGTATAATCGGTGACCGCCATGGCAAAGTGGCCGAGCGGGACGCCATGAGGTCCAAGCGGTATATACTCCCCGGGCCCCATCAGCTTGATGATGGCGAGCGAGAGGTCCGGGAACGAGTCGGGAAAGGCGTCCTTGCGGGAGGCGAGGAACCGTGACAGCGCCTTGGAGTCCGGCTTCTGGGGCAGTGTCCAGCCAAGCTCCGCTGCCACCCCGACTATCCGGTCCCAGTACTTGGGCTCGCGGACGATCCGCTGGATGGTCGGGATGCCGGCCTGTTCCAGGCGGCTGGCCATGTTCCCGTTCGCGGCGACCATGAACTCTTCGATGATCGACCGGGCTATGTTCTTTTCCTGGATGACGAGGCCGGTGACGATCTCCTCCTCCATGACCGCCCGGGCCTCGATGGTCTCGAGGTCGAGTGCCCCCCGCGCCATCCGGTGATCCCTGAGGCGGATGGCGGCTTCTTCCTGCAGCCGGAGCTGATCTTCGAGCCCGGGAACCCTCCCCACCTCGCCCGGCACCGGGCCGGTCCCCTCCAGCCATGCACCGACCTCCTCGTATACCAGCCTGGCCTTGTTGCGGACCAGGGCCGGGTATATCTCCCCGTGCCGGACACTCCCGTCAGACAGGACCGTGTACTCGGTCACCACCGCCCTCCGGTCATGGCCAGGGAGGAGGGAAGAGATTCCTTCCGAGAGCGCCTCCGGCAGCATCGGGTAGGTCCGGACTCCGGTATAGACCGAAGTCCCGTTCCGGGCGGCATGAAGGTCGGTCTTCGATCCTTTCGGAACGAAGAAATCGACGTCCGCGATGGCCACCATCACCCGGATCTCACCCTCCGGGCCCTGTTCGCACCACTCGATCTGGTCCAGGTCCTGTGAGTCCTCGTTATCGATGGATGACCAGAGCAGGCCACGAAGGTCACGTAACCCTTCCCGCACGTTGAGCTCCCCCTCCTCGTGAGCGGCAGCCTCGCGGAGCACGCTCTCCGGAAATCGAGGCGCAAACCCGTAGCGCTCCATTGTCTCATCGGCGATCGCTTTCAGGTTGACGGGAGGTCTGCGGGTCATCTGTACAAACCATGAAGGGCAGAGCATAAATACCCCGGGGAAAGGGCCACGCGGCCATCCCCTTCCCTGCCGGCAGATCTGCCGGGCGGTTCCAGGGGCTCCCGGGAGTGATGAACCTTATATAAGATCCGCTCATTGTCGTATATCGGGACCATGACTGCCGGGTCTTCCCATGGAAAGGGAGGCGAAGTCTGAAGAATGCCCGGGTGGAAGATACCTTTTAAATACCTCCTGACGGGGACCATCTTCATCATCGTTATCGTCATCGTCCTCTCCGCGATCTGGATCAACTACGTGAACTCCTGCGATGAGCTGGGGGAGAACTTCGACCGGTTGCGGACCATGACCGAGTCCCATATCGAAAATTCCTTCCAGCTGATCGATTCCGGGCTCAAGCTCTATGATACCGCCTACAACCACGACATGGAAAAAGCATTCCCGGTTGTCATTGCAGAGTACGAGAGGATCGGCGGAGATCCATCCAGGATGGATCTCGAGGCAGTGAAGACGGCAATCGGGGGAATGGATGTCTACGTCATCAACGAACGCTGTGTCATTGAGTATTCGACTGCTCCTGCCGATACCGGGCTCGATTTCGCGGTCATCTACCCCGACTTCTGCGAGTACCTCCACAAGATCCGGAACACGACCGGGTTTTACCCGGACCGGGTTGTCAGGGACTGGTCCACGGGGACCCTGACAAAATACAGCTACATGCCGACACCCGATCACCACTACGTCCTCGAACTCGGGCTCCGGTCAGAGTATTTCGGAGGGGAGCGAAAACAGCTCCATTATCGTACCATAGCCGAGGAGGTAAAGGAACGCAACCCTTACCTCGAAGAGGTGCTCCTGTTCCAGAAACAGAAACGCCTGATTGGCAATACAACGTACAGACGCACTGCGGAGGATAATGCAATGCTCGATTACATCCTCTGGGAGAACCGGACCAGCCAGGAGGTCCGGGACAGGAAAAACGAAAAAACGGTCTTCTGGCAGGTCATCGACCTCCGCGACCCGGATTATGCGGCCGATATGAGCATCTTTGCCAAGCTCACCTATAACGATGCCCTTGTGGCCCGGGAGCTGAAGAGGATCGCCATGCTCCATGCCTTCGCAGGTTTCCTGGTCATTTTGTCGGGAGGTCTCATGGCGGTCATGGTCTCCAGGAAGCTCTCACGGCCCATCGAGCAGCTGGTCGAAGATATGGACAGTATTGCCGGCGGAGACCTCGACCATCCCATCAGGCCGGTGCCCGGGTACGAGTTCTCGAGCCTTGCCGGGAGTATCCGGATCATGGTGGACCATCTGAAAGATCAGATCCGGGAGTGTGAGATCAATGAAAAACGGTTCATGGATCTTGTCCAGTTCCTTCCCCAGGGAGTCTTTGAGCTGGATACCCGGGGGACCATCAACTATGCGAATCCTGCCGCCTTGGATCTCTTCGGATATTCCAGGGACGATTTCATACAGGGAGTGAATATCCTCGAGGTGCTGGCTCCCGGAGACCATGCGCGGGCAAAAACAGCATTTGCGGCCGTCCTTCGCGGAGAAAGAACCGGGGGATCGGAATACACGGGTCTCAAGAAAGACGGGAGCACATTTCCCATGATGATCTACAACAAGGCGCGAAAGACCGAGGGAGGGTTGGTTACCGGTTCCCGGGGGACCATTGTCGATATTACCCACTTAAAGGGCATCGAGGAAGAGATGCGACGCTTGAATGTCGAACTGGAGCGCCGGGTCTCGCAACGGACAACCGAGCTTGCAGAGGCCACCAGCGAGATGGAAGCCTTCACCTACTCGGTCTCCCACGACCTTCGCGCCCCGCTGCGTGCCATTGACGGCTACTCGTTCCTCCTCCTCCAGGAAAAAGGAGGGCGGCTTGGAGAGCAGGAACGGCACTATATCGACGCCATCAGGCAGAGTGTCCAGCAGATGGATGACCTGATCAACGGGCTCCTCTCCCTCTCCCGCATGGGCCGGGTCGAACTGAAGCGGGAATGGGTCTCCCCCGGGCCCATGGTCAGGGAGATCCTTGCCGAACTTCATCCAGGCCTCGAAGGCCGGGGGGAGGTCAGGGTAGGACTTCTCCCCCCCTGCTACGCCGATCCGGTAATGCTTCGCCAGGTCTACTACAACCTGATCTCAAACGCGTTGAAGTTCTCCCGGCACGTGGATCACCCCGAGATCGAGATCGGAGCCCTGGCCGGAGAAGAACCCCCTGCTTACTTC
It contains:
- a CDS encoding HEAT repeat domain-containing protein, translating into MYAEIREQTSQVPTTDEIYRLIGIVREGSPFQHRVAALTILGSHRDPRAVIPIAECCRDEDADIRRSAIRALHQIKSVRSVPALIERLKDRTEHLTIRKEAAAALADIRAFHILEPLIELSLDPTEDPEIRMLVGLMLGRTEKK
- a CDS encoding PAS domain S-box protein, which produces MPGWKIPFKYLLTGTIFIIVIVIVLSAIWINYVNSCDELGENFDRLRTMTESHIENSFQLIDSGLKLYDTAYNHDMEKAFPVVIAEYERIGGDPSRMDLEAVKTAIGGMDVYVINERCVIEYSTAPADTGLDFAVIYPDFCEYLHKIRNTTGFYPDRVVRDWSTGTLTKYSYMPTPDHHYVLELGLRSEYFGGERKQLHYRTIAEEVKERNPYLEEVLLFQKQKRLIGNTTYRRTAEDNAMLDYILWENRTSQEVRDRKNEKTVFWQVIDLRDPDYAADMSIFAKLTYNDALVARELKRIAMLHAFAGFLVILSGGLMAVMVSRKLSRPIEQLVEDMDSIAGGDLDHPIRPVPGYEFSSLAGSIRIMVDHLKDQIRECEINEKRFMDLVQFLPQGVFELDTRGTINYANPAALDLFGYSRDDFIQGVNILEVLAPGDHARAKTAFAAVLRGERTGGSEYTGLKKDGSTFPMMIYNKARKTEGGLVTGSRGTIVDITHLKGIEEEMRRLNVELERRVSQRTTELAEATSEMEAFTYSVSHDLRAPLRAIDGYSFLLLQEKGGRLGEQERHYIDAIRQSVQQMDDLINGLLSLSRMGRVELKREWVSPGPMVREILAELHPGLEGRGEVRVGLLPPCYADPVMLRQVYYNLISNALKFSRHVDHPEIEIGALAGEEPPAYFIRDNGVGFDMRYADSLFKPFHRLHTPGKYEGSGIGLTIVDRIIRRHGGRIWAESEPGKGATFFFTIGNPPG
- a CDS encoding RNB domain-containing ribonuclease; its protein translation is MTRRPPVNLKAIADETMERYGFAPRFPESVLREAAAHEEGELNVREGLRDLRGLLWSSIDNEDSQDLDQIEWCEQGPEGEIRVMVAIADVDFFVPKGSKTDLHAARNGTSVYTGVRTYPMLPEALSEGISSLLPGHDRRAVVTEYTVLSDGSVRHGEIYPALVRNKARLVYEEVGAWLEGTGPVPGEVGRVPGLEDQLRLQEEAAIRLRDHRMARGALDLETIEARAVMEEEIVTGLVIQEKNIARSIIEEFMVAANGNMASRLEQAGIPTIQRIVREPKYWDRIVGVAAELGWTLPQKPDSKALSRFLASRKDAFPDSFPDLSLAIIKLMGPGEYIPLGPHGVPLGHFAMAVTDYTHSTAPNRRYVDIINQRMIKAVLAGADSPYALDELSFRCAWLTDRDKAAQKVERFMRKAAAAVLLRNRVGEIFDAFVTGVTAHGTYVRLLSPPAEGRVMSGEHGLAVGQKIFVRLVKTDPYKGFIDFERVGRKKR
- a CDS encoding cation-translocating P-type ATPase is translated as MHPLDLSQYTGLSTEEARQRLLEDGPNELPSREVRGIFGILGDVIREPMFLLLLGAGSIYFILGDFVEGTLLLSFVLVIIGIAVTQERKTERALEALRNLSSPRALVIRDGNLVRVAGRDVVKGDLLFISEGDRIAADALLVSSTNLSADESLLTGESVPVRKLPAEKEPGDRRPGGDDQPWIYSGTLVVRGQGLAEVVATGIHTRTGEIGRALHAVEPEETRLNVETAHIVRTIALIGLFLFVVVVVVYGLTRGDWLVGLLAGITLAMAILPEEFPVVLSVFPALGAWRLSKINVLARDVPAIEALGATTVLCTDKTGTLTANRMSVATCRVPGTSLACLAGSGTPLPEQFHELFEFAVLSCKKDPFDPMEQALLRTGYDDLSGTEHLHQDWELLLEYPLSRELLAMSNVWRSKQGDEYIIAAKGAPEAIFDLCHLDDQETSALTGEVNELAAQGLRVLGVAKSHFRIGQLPEGQHAFPFTYLGLIGFIDPVRPDAAAAVRECRDAGIRVVMITGDYPATARNIASRIGLPDTDPVLTGPELASMPAEERDAAIHATSVFARVVPEQKLQIVEALKRSGEIVAMTGDGVNDAPALKSAHIGIAMGGRGTDVAREASSLVLLDDNFASIVAGIRMGRRIYANLRKAMAYIISVHVPIAGLSLIPVLIGWPLILLPVQIVFLELIIDPACSVVFEAEREEPGIMQRPPRKQDDRILDRPTLSIALVQGFVALGIVFAIYFSATMRGLSEDEVRTLSFTAIVIANLALICTNRSWTQSMLASFKKPNTAFWWVIGATLFFLGAVLFIPGLRAIFRFAPVSSGSLLLCITGGVLTVAWFEIYKVLRARSAPL